The Paenibacillus wynnii DNA window TCCGTCTTAAAAGGGACTGCTCCTCCACCGATTCTACCGCTATCCCACAATCCTTCCCGAAGGCCAAGGAGATGCTTATGATTTCCCCAGTATAAAAGATTATCGGATTCAGCGATCCAAATGTTCGGATCTCCGACACTCTTCATCGTAGGGCGGTGTAAAGCGTAATACTTGCCGTTTATTTTCTCAGGGAAAATGAGGACATCCTTGTTATCCGGTCCAAAAATCATTCCATGATGCTTCATTGTAACGAAATCGGTTGTCGAAACCATGGACTCCCCAATACCCACTGGCGATACAACAGAGAAGTAAATATAATACGTATCTCCAATCTGCGTTACTCTCGGATCTTCGATTCCGAAAATCTCTTGAATGTTAGAAGGATATATAAACGGCTCATCATCCACAGTGAAGTGATGTCCATCATTACTTCTAGCAATACGGATATAGGACAATGAGGTCAGATATTCAAAATCGCCACTCTTTGTCTTATTCCGAATTACACGAGGATCTGAGAAGTCATATCGATCGTCATTTTTGCGAATCTTTATAAGATCCAATTCATTGGTTTCGGGATTATAGACTGGTGCCTTCACAATATTGGGATCCTCACTTATAGGACGCTCAGCTACACGCAGCAGCATCAGTACCTCACCTTTGTAAGTGGCGATCCCCGCATTAAAAGCTTCAATCACTTCAAAGTCTTCCCGGTGCGGTTTCACATCAGAAGGAGTAATTAACGGATTCTCGGCGTATCTTTGTATATTCATTAACGTAAACTCCTCTTTATCTTGATTTAGGCTGAGTATAACGCGACTCCCGCTCCGCATCCGCAGAAAGCTGCTTACGATACACGATTGCCGATAAAAACACACTGAATTCGTACAGCACCAGCAGCGGAATCGTGACTAAAAAGTCCGAAATGAAGTCAGGCGGAGTAATGACCACCGCAATGAAGACAAGTGCAAAGTAAGCATATCTACGCATTTTACGCAGACGCAGCGGGTTAAGAACACGCAGCTTAGTTAAGAACATAACGAGCAAGGGTAGCTCAAACAAGATCGCCAACGGTATGACCAAACTGAACATAAAGCTGAAGTACTGCGTGATGCCGTATGTCTCTGCAAGACCCATACTTCGAGTAATGGAGATGGTAAAGGAGAGTGCCATTGGAAAAATAACATAATAAGCAAAAGCGATACCGAGGACAAAAAGTATGAATACATAAGGGACATAACGCAGGGTTGCTGATCGTTCCTCCGGACGCAATCCCGGACTTATAAACGCCCACAGCTGATAGACGATAAACGGTATGGATAACACAAGGGATACCGTCATCGCAATTTTCATATACATTCCAATCCCATCCCAAAACGAAAAAGCATGCAAGACGAAGCCTTGGGCAATATCCGCGCTGATCAGATAATTATAAATGGGTCTCGCACAGAACAGTCCGCCCACAAGTCCTGCTACAAATACAAGCAGCACATAGATGATTCTTTTGCGCAGTTCGGTGAGATGATCAACCACCGACATTCCTTCCGATTCCAGAGACATGCAGCCACCATCCCATTTCAGCTATAAAGTTCATATTGGCTTTTTAAAGCGCAAAAAAGGGAGTGTCCCATAAGTCTTTGCGACTTACAGGATAGCCCCCTGTGTTCGTTATACTATTATTCCGGCAAGCGTCTGTCCTGCGGAAGTTCTGCAGAAACGTTCTGCGGGGCAGCCGCAACAGGAGCTTCTTTCTTATTAGTCGATTCCGCATCGCCCATAACGTCACGCGCACCTTCCTTGAACTCACGGAAAGTCCGTCCAACCGCACGGCCAAGCTCGGGAAGTTTATTAGGACCAAAAAGCAGCAGCGCCAATATGACTAACAAAATAATTCCTGGTGTACCTATATTCGGCATAGTTATCCCTCCTTGTTACTGTTAACCGTTCACGATATCGTTCTAACAATTCAATGATACCATAACTTATGTCACACATGCATCTCTTATCTATGACGAATGC harbors:
- a CDS encoding glycoside hydrolase family 130 protein, with amino-acid sequence MNIQRYAENPLITPSDVKPHREDFEVIEAFNAGIATYKGEVLMLLRVAERPISEDPNIVKAPVYNPETNELDLIKIRKNDDRYDFSDPRVIRNKTKSGDFEYLTSLSYIRIARSNDGHHFTVDDEPFIYPSNIQEIFGIEDPRVTQIGDTYYIYFSVVSPVGIGESMVSTTDFVTMKHHGMIFGPDNKDVLIFPEKINGKYYALHRPTMKSVGDPNIWIAESDNLLYWGNHKHLLGLREGLWDSGRIGGGAVPFKTDKGWLELYHGATLDHRYCMGAVLLDLNDPSKVIARSNKPVMEPEASYEKNGFFGDVVFSCGAINEGDIVKMYYGVADTSMACAELSLKEILDSLDYI
- the tatC gene encoding twin-arginine translocase subunit TatC, with translation MSLESEGMSVVDHLTELRKRIIYVLLVFVAGLVGGLFCARPIYNYLISADIAQGFVLHAFSFWDGIGMYMKIAMTVSLVLSIPFIVYQLWAFISPGLRPEERSATLRYVPYVFILFVLGIAFAYYVIFPMALSFTISITRSMGLAETYGITQYFSFMFSLVIPLAILFELPLLVMFLTKLRVLNPLRLRKMRRYAYFALVFIAVVITPPDFISDFLVTIPLLVLYEFSVFLSAIVYRKQLSADAERESRYTQPKSR
- a CDS encoding twin-arginine translocase TatA/TatE family subunit; amino-acid sequence: MPNIGTPGIILLVILALLLFGPNKLPELGRAVGRTFREFKEGARDVMGDAESTNKKEAPVAAAPQNVSAELPQDRRLPE